From a single Bacillus sp. NEB1478 genomic region:
- the rnmV gene encoding ribonuclease M5 has protein sequence MKKIKEIIVVEGKCDTLAIKRAVVADTIETNGSEISQDTLNRIKIAYERRGVIVFTDPDYPGKRIRQIVSEFVPGCKHAYLAKEDAIAKGDKGVGVEHATNEAIIEALSHVREEMTGEEIDTIPWEDLIAAGLTGGPDSKRRRELIGKKLRIGYMNAKQLHKRLNMFRVTREEFQQALEALYSYEEE, from the coding sequence ATGAAAAAAATAAAAGAAATTATAGTGGTTGAAGGTAAGTGTGACACATTAGCCATTAAACGGGCAGTTGTGGCAGATACAATAGAAACAAATGGTTCTGAAATCAGCCAGGATACACTGAATAGAATAAAAATAGCTTATGAACGCCGCGGAGTCATTGTATTTACAGATCCTGATTATCCAGGCAAAAGAATTCGTCAAATCGTTTCTGAATTTGTTCCGGGCTGTAAGCATGCTTACTTAGCAAAGGAAGATGCGATTGCCAAAGGTGATAAAGGTGTGGGAGTTGAACACGCCACAAATGAGGCGATTATAGAAGCTTTATCTCACGTAAGAGAAGAAATGACCGGAGAAGAAATCGATACAATCCCGTGGGAGGATTTAATTGCAGCCGGTTTAACGGGCGGACCAGATTCGAAACGCAGGCGTGAATTAATTGGTAAAAAGCTGCGGATCGGTTATATGAATGCAAAACAATTACACAAACGTTTAAATATGTTTCGTGTTACACGCGAAGAATTTCAGCAGGCATTAGAAGCGCTTTATAGTTATGAGGAGGAATAG
- a CDS encoding anti-sigma-F factor Fin family protein, translating to MAIHYRCRHCSTHVGTIDHHTVNVSQLGFEALSVEERQELLSYKENGDIEVTIVCEDCQETLERYPELHTLKSFIQ from the coding sequence ATGGCCATTCATTATCGGTGCAGGCATTGCAGCACACATGTCGGCACAATTGATCACCATACTGTAAATGTTTCTCAGCTTGGATTTGAAGCTTTAAGTGTGGAAGAACGGCAGGAATTACTCTCCTATAAAGAGAATGGAGATATAGAAGTCACAATTGTTTGTGAGGATTGTCAGGAAACATTAGAACGTTATCCTGAGCTCCACACATTAAAATCATTTATTCAATAA
- a CDS encoding 50S ribosomal protein L25/general stress protein Ctc, translated as MATNLTVEKRNTDKRSFLTELRSKGHVPANLYGYGTESVSLSVDEPEFIKAYREVGKNGVLKLKVGGKNYSVMVQEMQVHPLKDAITHIDFIALDLNKETEAEVPVVLTGDSAGVKEGGILQRVLAEVSVKALPADFPEQLEVAVDSLEIGDSLTVKDLPTGKKYEILHEEDEVIVSVVPPKLQDEETDEETEEADEAGDAPESSESVAQDSQEEKKDE; from the coding sequence GTGGCAACTAATTTAACAGTCGAAAAACGTAATACAGATAAACGCTCATTTTTAACTGAATTAAGAAGTAAAGGGCACGTTCCGGCAAACCTTTATGGCTATGGAACAGAGTCAGTCTCCTTATCAGTTGATGAACCTGAATTTATTAAAGCATATAGAGAAGTCGGTAAAAATGGCGTTCTCAAATTAAAAGTGGGTGGAAAGAATTATTCTGTCATGGTACAGGAGATGCAAGTACATCCATTAAAAGATGCAATTACACACATTGACTTTATTGCGTTAGATTTAAATAAAGAAACAGAAGCAGAGGTACCTGTTGTTCTGACAGGCGATTCTGCAGGAGTTAAGGAAGGCGGAATCTTGCAGCGTGTCCTAGCTGAAGTTTCAGTTAAGGCATTGCCTGCTGATTTCCCGGAACAGCTTGAAGTAGCTGTCGACTCACTGGAAATTGGAGATTCTTTAACAGTAAAGGATCTGCCGACTGGTAAGAAATACGAGATTCTTCATGAAGAAGATGAAGTAATCGTAAGTGTAGTACCTCCAAAACTTCAAGATGAAGAAACTGATGAGGAAACAGAGGAAGCGGATGAGGCTGGAGATGCACCTGAGTCATCTGAATCTGTTGCACAAGATAGTCAAGAAGAAAAGAAAGACGAATAA
- a CDS encoding small, acid-soluble spore protein, alpha/beta type, which translates to MSQKKPMMSEALKTEIAKELGFYDTVQREGWGGISSKDAGNMVKRALEIAEQGLSNRNK; encoded by the coding sequence ATGAGCCAGAAAAAACCAATGATGTCGGAAGCTTTAAAAACAGAAATTGCAAAAGAACTTGGTTTTTATGATACTGTTCAGCGTGAAGGCTGGGGAGGCATTTCTTCAAAAGATGCAGGGAATATGGTGAAACGCGCACTGGAGATAGCTGAGCAAGGCTTAAGCAATCGAAATAAGTAA
- the purR gene encoding pur operon repressor: MKLKRSGRMVDLTAYLLHHPHQLIPLSYFVERYESAKSSISEDLAIIKDHFEQHGLGQVQTVPGAAGGVKYIPGIDQAEAETTVSELIQLLEDPSRILPGGYLYVTDIIGNPRLVNQVGRLFSSIFSSRKIDVVMTIATKGIPLAYAVASYLNVPVVVVRSNSRVTEGSTVSINYVSGSTKRIQTMALARRSIKQGARVLIIDDFMKAGGTIKGMISLIEEFQAHIEGIGVLVEAEEVSERLVDDYVSIARLAKVNEKENRIEVEKGNYFFNGGNA; this comes from the coding sequence ATGAAATTAAAAAGAAGCGGAAGAATGGTAGATTTAACAGCCTATCTACTTCACCATCCCCATCAGCTCATTCCTTTGTCTTATTTCGTTGAACGGTATGAATCCGCAAAATCTTCTATTAGTGAAGACTTAGCGATTATTAAAGATCATTTTGAACAGCATGGATTAGGGCAGGTTCAAACTGTGCCCGGTGCAGCAGGCGGAGTTAAATATATTCCAGGCATCGATCAAGCAGAAGCTGAAACGACAGTGAGTGAACTGATTCAGCTTTTAGAAGATCCAAGTCGCATTTTGCCCGGAGGATATCTGTACGTAACAGATATTATCGGCAACCCGAGATTGGTTAACCAAGTCGGTCGTTTATTCTCCTCCATTTTTTCATCGCGAAAGATTGATGTAGTCATGACGATCGCGACGAAAGGAATACCGCTTGCTTATGCGGTAGCAAGTTATTTAAATGTTCCAGTAGTTGTGGTAAGAAGCAATAGCAGGGTAACAGAAGGCTCCACCGTAAGCATTAATTACGTTTCTGGATCAACTAAACGGATCCAAACGATGGCCCTTGCCAGAAGAAGCATCAAACAAGGCGCGCGCGTGCTCATTATTGATGACTTCATGAAAGCCGGCGGAACGATCAAAGGCATGATCAGTTTAATTGAAGAATTTCAGGCCCATATTGAAGGGATTGGAGTTCTTGTTGAAGCAGAAGAAGTATCAGAGCGCTTAGTAGATGATTACGTTTCTATTGCCCGCTTAGCCAAAGTGAATGAAAAAGAGAATCGAATTGAAGTTGAAAAAGGAAATTATTTTTTTAATGGAGGGAATGCATAA
- a CDS encoding ubiquitin-like domain-containing protein translates to MYKNIIALFSSFTRKKLTLSLAALLVLAVTTGFVGYASTKSEVALMLNGKKTEVDTHADTVRELLSEYHIKPNQHDIVRPGLNAKVKDNMKIDYVKANKVVLNVNGKKKPVWTTAKTVEQFVKEQQLTLNNHDVIKPGLTAKIQDHSKVEIESAFPVNLVVGGKSQQVWTTSTTVADLLKQQKVSLGELDKVSPAKTEKITGKTQVDVIRVEKVTDVVEEETPFATVNRKDSGLTQGKQSVVQEGEKGKVEKSFEVVKENGKEVSRKLVTTKTLADSKDKIVAIGTKAKPKPQPVVSRSKAPSKSGGRELVVTSTAYTANCSGCSGVTATGFNLKSNPGAKVIAVDPNVIPLGSKVYVEGYGYAIASDTGGAIKGNRIDVFFSSQSQAESWGRKTIRIRIIN, encoded by the coding sequence ATGTACAAAAACATTATTGCTTTGTTCTCGAGTTTTACCAGAAAGAAACTTACTCTTTCTTTAGCCGCTCTTCTTGTTTTAGCAGTTACGACTGGATTCGTAGGTTATGCATCTACAAAGTCGGAAGTAGCACTTATGCTGAACGGTAAGAAGACGGAAGTGGATACTCATGCAGACACTGTAAGAGAACTTCTAAGCGAATATCACATAAAACCAAATCAGCATGATATAGTCAGGCCGGGGCTCAATGCCAAGGTGAAAGACAACATGAAGATAGATTATGTTAAGGCAAACAAAGTTGTCTTGAATGTAAACGGGAAAAAGAAACCTGTTTGGACGACAGCAAAAACTGTTGAACAGTTTGTAAAAGAACAGCAGTTAACACTAAATAATCACGATGTTATTAAGCCAGGTCTTACTGCTAAAATTCAAGATCACTCGAAAGTTGAGATTGAATCAGCATTTCCGGTTAATCTTGTTGTTGGTGGCAAATCACAGCAAGTATGGACCACTTCGACTACCGTCGCTGACCTTTTGAAGCAACAAAAGGTATCATTAGGTGAATTAGACAAAGTATCGCCTGCAAAAACAGAGAAAATCACTGGTAAAACGCAGGTTGACGTCATCAGAGTAGAAAAGGTCACCGATGTAGTGGAAGAAGAAACACCGTTTGCTACAGTTAACCGCAAAGATAGCGGATTAACACAAGGGAAACAGAGTGTCGTACAAGAAGGCGAAAAAGGCAAAGTGGAAAAAAGTTTCGAAGTTGTTAAGGAAAACGGAAAAGAAGTTTCCCGAAAACTCGTAACGACAAAAACGTTAGCTGATAGCAAAGATAAAATTGTTGCGATTGGTACAAAAGCTAAACCAAAACCGCAGCCAGTTGTTTCACGTAGTAAAGCACCAAGCAAATCAGGAGGCAGAGAGCTAGTAGTAACAAGTACTGCCTATACTGCTAATTGCTCAGGTTGTTCTGGTGTAACAGCAACAGGCTTTAATTTAAAATCAAATCCAGGAGCAAAAGTAATTGCGGTGGATCCTAATGTGATTCCTCTTGGCTCAAAAGTTTATGTTGAGGGCTATGGTTATGCAATTGCTTCAGATACTGGGGGAGCGATTAAAGGCAATAGAATTGATGTGTTCTTTTCATCTCAATCTCAAGCGGAAAGCTGGGGCAGGAAAACGATAAGAATACGAATTATCAATTAA
- a CDS encoding RidA family protein, whose translation MKKVHTSEAPAAIGPYSQGIVLNNLFFSSGQIPLTKDGVMLEGDVKEQTHQVFRNLEAVLEEAGSSLNKVIKATVFIKDMNEFADINDVYGKYFSEHKPARSCVEVARLPKDAKVEIEVIAVVE comes from the coding sequence ATGAAAAAAGTTCATACTTCAGAAGCACCTGCAGCAATTGGTCCATACTCTCAAGGGATCGTATTAAATAATTTATTTTTTAGTTCAGGTCAGATTCCGCTTACAAAAGATGGTGTGATGCTTGAAGGTGATGTAAAAGAGCAGACTCATCAAGTGTTCCGCAATTTAGAAGCTGTTTTAGAAGAAGCGGGCTCATCACTAAATAAGGTGATTAAGGCTACAGTATTTATTAAAGATATGAATGAATTTGCAGATATTAATGATGTATACGGAAAGTATTTCTCTGAACACAAACCAGCGCGCTCATGTGTAGAAGTGGCTCGTTTGCCAAAAGATGCAAAAGTTGAAATTGAAGTGATTGCAGTTGTAGAATAA
- the pth gene encoding aminoacyl-tRNA hydrolase: MKLFIGLGNPGPRFDGTRHNIGFEVIDRLAESLNIEMQQSKFKGLYGTGIVDGEKIFLLKPLTYMNVSGECVGPFMDYFQIPEEDMLVVYDDLDTLPGKLRLRTKGSAGGHNGIKSMIAHLGTQEFKRIRFGIGRPTNGQAVPDFVLNRFSKEEQVEVTDGVDRAIKACHAFIHTSFDKVMNKFNG; the protein is encoded by the coding sequence TTGAAATTGTTTATTGGACTCGGGAATCCAGGACCTCGGTTTGATGGAACCCGTCATAATATTGGATTTGAAGTCATTGACAGGCTTGCCGAATCTCTAAACATTGAAATGCAGCAATCTAAGTTTAAAGGATTATACGGGACAGGTATCGTTGATGGGGAGAAAATCTTTCTGTTAAAACCACTAACTTATATGAATGTTTCAGGTGAATGTGTTGGACCGTTCATGGATTACTTTCAGATTCCTGAAGAAGACATGTTAGTGGTTTATGATGATTTAGATACTTTACCGGGTAAGTTAAGACTGAGAACAAAAGGCAGCGCAGGCGGGCATAATGGAATTAAGTCAATGATTGCCCATCTTGGTACACAAGAGTTCAAACGCATCAGATTTGGGATTGGACGTCCTACAAACGGACAGGCTGTTCCTGATTTTGTGCTGAATCGCTTCTCTAAAGAAGAGCAGGTTGAAGTAACGGACGGAGTGGATCGTGCAATTAAGGCATGCCATGCTTTTATTCATACATCATTCGATAAAGTTATGAATAAGTTTAACGGATAA
- a CDS encoding ribose-phosphate diphosphokinase, with protein MSTYVDPTLKVFTLNSNKELSKEIAQHIGIELGESSVTKFSDGEIQINIEESIRGCEVYVIQSTSDPVNQHLMELLIMIDALKRASAKTINVVMPYYGYARQDRKARAREPITAKLVANLLETAGATRVIAIDLHAPQIQGFFDIPVDQLLGVPILANYFANKELDDIVIVSPDHGGVTRARKMADRLKAPIAIIDKRRPRPNVSEVMNIVGNIEGKTAILIDDIIDTAGTITLAANALVENGAKEVYACCTHPVLSGPAMDRIQNSQIKELVVTNTIVLPEEKKIDKVTQLSVAPLLGEAIIRVHEQLSVSKLFD; from the coding sequence ATGAGTACGTATGTAGATCCTACATTAAAAGTTTTCACATTAAATTCAAACAAAGAATTATCAAAAGAGATTGCTCAGCACATCGGTATTGAACTAGGAGAAAGCTCTGTAACGAAATTTAGTGACGGGGAAATTCAGATTAATATTGAAGAAAGTATTCGCGGATGTGAAGTATATGTTATTCAATCCACGAGCGACCCTGTTAATCAGCACTTAATGGAACTTTTAATTATGATCGATGCACTAAAACGTGCATCTGCAAAAACGATTAATGTTGTTATGCCCTACTATGGATACGCGAGACAAGATCGTAAAGCACGAGCTCGTGAACCAATCACGGCTAAACTTGTTGCTAACCTACTGGAAACAGCAGGGGCTACACGCGTAATAGCAATTGATCTACATGCACCTCAGATTCAAGGCTTCTTTGATATCCCGGTAGACCAACTTTTAGGTGTACCTATATTAGCTAACTATTTTGCAAATAAAGAATTGGATGATATCGTTATCGTTTCTCCTGACCATGGTGGTGTAACGAGAGCGCGTAAAATGGCAGACCGCTTAAAGGCGCCGATCGCTATTATTGATAAGCGACGTCCTCGTCCGAATGTTTCAGAAGTCATGAACATTGTAGGTAATATTGAAGGAAAGACAGCCATCCTTATCGACGATATTATCGACACAGCGGGTACAATCACTTTAGCTGCTAATGCTTTAGTTGAGAATGGAGCTAAAGAAGTTTATGCATGCTGTACACACCCTGTTCTTTCTGGACCGGCAATGGATCGCATCCAAAATTCTCAAATTAAAGAATTAGTCGTTACAAACACGATTGTTCTTCCGGAAGAAAAGAAAATTGACAAAGTGACGCAGCTTTCAGTAGCACCATTACTTGGTGAGGCAATCATCCGTGTACACGAACAACTGTCAGTTTCTAAGTTGTTTGATTAA
- the yabG gene encoding sporulation peptidase YabG, with product MKLEIGSIVSRNSYKRDLLFRIVGFSEDRTIAELAGEELRLWADAPINDLFVVDDKHMSEHRQVVKEKEESSLKLFRQDYYLLRQKREYLSTNGYQYDQSYFELPGRVLHIDGDPLYLNKCLELYKKLGVPVYGIHMKETEMPDKVPALVDEVRPDILVITGHDAYLKSKGDISDVNAYRHTKYFIRTVREVRRKYTNLDHLMIFAGACQSHFESLIKVGSNFASSPARINIHALDPVYIVSKISLTSFMDRVNVMDVLRNTLTGKEGLGGVESKGFLRTGMPIKTKP from the coding sequence ATGAAACTAGAGATTGGATCCATTGTAAGCAGGAATTCTTACAAAAGAGATTTGCTTTTTCGAATAGTTGGTTTTAGTGAAGATCGAACAATCGCAGAACTAGCGGGAGAAGAACTCAGGTTATGGGCGGATGCTCCTATTAATGATTTATTTGTTGTAGATGATAAGCACATGTCTGAACACCGCCAAGTTGTAAAAGAGAAAGAAGAATCATCATTAAAGCTTTTTAGGCAAGATTATTACTTACTTAGACAAAAAAGGGAGTACCTTTCAACAAACGGGTATCAATATGATCAATCATACTTTGAATTGCCAGGCAGAGTCCTTCACATTGATGGAGACCCGCTTTATTTAAATAAATGTTTGGAACTATATAAAAAGCTCGGCGTTCCTGTGTATGGGATTCATATGAAAGAAACAGAAATGCCTGATAAAGTTCCAGCACTTGTAGATGAAGTCAGACCGGATATACTCGTTATCACAGGTCATGATGCTTATTTGAAGTCAAAGGGCGACATTTCGGATGTAAATGCTTATCGACATACTAAATATTTTATTAGAACTGTTCGGGAAGTTAGAAGAAAGTATACAAACCTTGATCATCTAATGATATTTGCCGGTGCATGCCAATCCCATTTTGAGTCGCTGATCAAAGTAGGATCAAACTTTGCGAGTTCGCCAGCCCGGATTAATATTCACGCGCTTGATCCTGTATACATTGTGTCGAAAATTAGTTTAACCTCATTTATGGACAGAGTGAACGTTATGGATGTTTTGAGAAACACACTTACCGGAAAAGAAGGTTTAGGTGGTGTCGAATCAAAAGGATTTCTCAGAACAGGAATGCCTATAAAAACAAAGCCATAA
- the rsmA gene encoding 16S rRNA (adenine(1518)-N(6)/adenine(1519)-N(6))-dimethyltransferase RsmA: MRKDISTPQSTKAILEKHGFTFKKSLGQNFLIDRNILNNIVNAAELTENSGVIEIGPGIGALTEFIARSAKKAVAFEIDQRLLPILEETLAPYPHVDVIHSDVLKADIHKVISEHFEEGQDLMVVANLPYYVTTPIIMKLLQDKLPIRGIVCMIQKEVADRLAASPGTKDYNSLSIAIQYYATAETMIKVPKTVFVPAPNVDSSVIKLTIRKEPAVKVKDENFFFEVVRSSFAQRRKTLWNNLVSQLVSKEKKEELQVILDQVGIDPKRRGETLTIEEFGKLADALLPLVK, from the coding sequence ATGAGAAAAGATATTTCAACTCCCCAATCAACGAAAGCCATATTAGAAAAGCATGGCTTTACATTTAAGAAAAGCTTAGGGCAAAACTTTTTAATTGATCGCAACATCTTAAATAATATAGTGAATGCAGCAGAACTTACAGAGAACTCTGGCGTTATAGAAATCGGACCGGGAATCGGTGCATTAACGGAATTTATTGCAAGGTCTGCAAAAAAGGCAGTAGCTTTTGAGATTGATCAGCGGCTATTGCCGATTTTAGAAGAAACATTAGCGCCATATCCGCATGTTGATGTGATTCATTCAGATGTTCTGAAGGCAGATATTCATAAAGTGATTTCAGAGCATTTTGAAGAGGGGCAAGACTTAATGGTCGTGGCGAACCTTCCTTATTATGTAACGACTCCAATCATTATGAAATTGCTGCAAGATAAGCTTCCTATACGCGGAATCGTCTGTATGATCCAAAAGGAAGTAGCCGACCGCCTTGCTGCATCACCAGGGACTAAGGATTATAATTCGCTGTCGATTGCTATTCAATACTACGCGACCGCCGAAACGATGATAAAGGTACCTAAAACGGTTTTTGTACCTGCACCAAATGTTGATTCCTCAGTCATTAAATTAACAATCCGAAAAGAACCGGCTGTTAAAGTAAAAGATGAGAATTTTTTCTTTGAAGTAGTACGTTCATCTTTTGCACAAAGAAGAAAAACCCTTTGGAACAACTTGGTTAGCCAGCTTGTTTCAAAAGAAAAGAAAGAAGAGCTGCAAGTGATTTTAGATCAGGTAGGAATTGATCCAAAACGCCGCGGAGAAACGTTAACAATTGAAGAATTCGGTAAATTGGCAGATGCACTTTTGCCGCTGGTAAAATAA
- the glmU gene encoding bifunctional UDP-N-acetylglucosamine diphosphorylase/glucosamine-1-phosphate N-acetyltransferase GlmU, whose translation MTKRYAVILAAGQGTRMKSKLYKVLHSVCGKPMVQHVVDQVNSLEMEKMVVVVGHGAEKVQDQLGSDQIEYVLQEEQLGTAHAVMQADKVLANEEGITLVVCGDTPLIKSETMEKLIAEHQTTGAKATILTAKPEDPTGYGRIIRNSQGTVARNVEHKDASEEERKVNEINTGTYCFDNKALFEALKQVNNDNVQGEYYLPDVIEILQNAGEVIAAYTTPDFNETLGVNDRVALSQAEGIMKKRINERHMRNGVTLIDPEQTYISDDAEIGIDTVIYPGTVILGNVKIGEENIIGPHSEIKDSVIGSGNTIRQSVVHDSEVGNDTAVGPFAHIRPKSILENNVKIGNFVEIKKSVMSTGSKASHLSYIGDAEIGKDVNLGCGSITVNYDGKNKFLTKVEDGAFIGCNSNLVAPVTVGKNAYVAAGSTITENVPAESLSIARARQTVKENYVQKLNEKQNQ comes from the coding sequence ATGACAAAACGTTATGCGGTCATTCTTGCTGCAGGTCAAGGAACAAGAATGAAATCCAAATTATATAAAGTATTACATTCTGTATGCGGAAAGCCTATGGTTCAGCATGTTGTGGATCAGGTTAATTCTCTAGAGATGGAGAAAATGGTTGTAGTTGTCGGTCATGGAGCTGAAAAAGTTCAAGATCAATTAGGCAGCGATCAAATCGAGTATGTTCTGCAAGAAGAGCAGCTCGGTACAGCACATGCTGTTATGCAAGCAGATAAAGTATTAGCAAATGAAGAAGGAATCACTTTGGTTGTTTGTGGTGATACTCCTTTAATCAAGTCTGAAACAATGGAAAAGCTAATCGCAGAACATCAGACTACAGGTGCTAAGGCAACAATCCTTACTGCTAAGCCGGAAGATCCAACGGGATACGGCCGAATTATCCGCAACAGTCAAGGGACTGTTGCGCGTAATGTTGAGCATAAAGACGCGTCAGAAGAAGAACGCAAAGTGAATGAAATCAACACAGGAACTTACTGTTTTGATAATAAAGCACTTTTTGAAGCGTTAAAACAAGTGAACAATGATAATGTTCAGGGTGAGTATTATTTGCCGGACGTTATTGAAATCCTTCAGAATGCTGGGGAAGTAATTGCAGCTTATACAACGCCTGATTTTAACGAAACTTTAGGTGTAAATGATCGCGTAGCTCTTTCTCAAGCAGAAGGCATAATGAAAAAGCGTATTAATGAACGTCATATGAGAAATGGCGTAACATTGATCGATCCAGAGCAAACGTACATTTCTGATGATGCAGAAATCGGAATTGATACAGTGATTTATCCAGGCACTGTTATTTTAGGAAATGTAAAGATTGGTGAGGAGAACATCATTGGTCCGCATTCTGAAATTAAAGACAGTGTGATTGGCAGTGGAAACACGATTCGTCAATCTGTTGTCCACGATAGTGAAGTGGGTAATGACACGGCAGTTGGTCCGTTTGCTCATATCCGTCCAAAATCTATTTTAGAGAACAATGTTAAGATTGGAAACTTTGTTGAAATTAAGAAATCTGTTATGAGCACAGGCAGTAAGGCGTCTCATTTAAGTTATATCGGTGATGCTGAGATTGGAAAAGATGTGAACTTGGGCTGTGGATCCATAACTGTGAATTACGATGGAAAAAACAAGTTCCTCACAAAAGTAGAAGATGGTGCCTTCATTGGGTGTAATTCTAACCTCGTAGCTCCTGTTACGGTTGGCAAGAACGCTTATGTCGCAGCAGGTTCTACAATTACCGAGAATGTTCCGGCTGAATCATTATCTATTGCAAGAGCCCGTCAAACGGTTAAAGAGAACTATGTTCAGAAGCTTAATGAAAAACAAAACCAATAA
- the veg gene encoding biofilm formation stimulator Veg, which produces MGKTIVDIRRSLESNVGRRLSLRANGGRRKTIERLGTLEETYPAVFIIKLDQDTNAFERVSYSYADVLTETVELTFLEDTQAAIGQ; this is translated from the coding sequence ATGGGTAAAACAATTGTTGACATTAGACGCTCTTTAGAGTCTAACGTGGGTAGAAGACTTTCTTTACGGGCTAACGGCGGACGGCGCAAAACGATCGAACGACTTGGAACGCTTGAAGAAACATACCCAGCGGTTTTTATTATCAAATTAGATCAGGACACCAACGCTTTCGAACGTGTTTCTTATAGTTACGCGGATGTACTCACAGAAACAGTAGAACTTACATTCTTAGAAGATACACAAGCAGCAATCGGGCAGTAA
- the spoVG gene encoding septation regulator SpoVG, with amino-acid sequence MEVTDVRLRRVNTEGRMKAIASITIDHEFVIHDIRVIDGNNGMFVAMPSKRTPDGEFRDIAHPITSTTREKIQNAVLTEYHRMGEMESALEEAGAS; translated from the coding sequence GTGGAAGTAACAGACGTTAGATTACGCCGTGTTAATACAGAAGGCCGTATGAAAGCGATTGCCTCCATTACAATCGATCATGAATTTGTTATTCATGATATTCGTGTAATTGATGGCAATAATGGAATGTTCGTGGCTATGCCAAGCAAACGAACACCAGATGGAGAGTTCCGTGATATCGCGCATCCAATCACTTCAACTACTCGTGAGAAGATTCAAAATGCGGTATTAACAGAATATCACCGTATGGGAGAAATGGAGTCTGCTTTAGAAGAAGCAGGAGCTTCTTAA
- the ispE gene encoding 4-(cytidine 5'-diphospho)-2-C-methyl-D-erythritol kinase, whose product MTNNKVSIKAPAKINLSLDALRKRDDGFHEVAMVMTTVDLADRIELTLLETNEIKIESSGGFVPLDERNLAYQAAKLLKETFGVKKGVFIHISKHIPVAAGLAGGSSDAAATLKGLNELWDLGLSVDEIAELGAKIGSDVSFCVYGGTALATGRGEKIQHIPSPPPCWVLLAKPPIGVSTGEVYRNLKLKNIKHPDVDGMVRAIEGKDYEQICNLLGNVLESVTLPMYPEVKHIKEQMMRLGADAVLMSGSGPTVFGLFQHESRLQRVYNGLRGFCHEVYAVRLLGE is encoded by the coding sequence ATGACGAATAATAAAGTATCCATTAAAGCTCCGGCAAAAATTAATCTGTCTCTAGATGCGTTAAGAAAAAGAGACGATGGTTTTCATGAAGTTGCTATGGTCATGACAACGGTTGATCTGGCAGACCGGATCGAACTGACTTTATTAGAAACAAATGAAATCAAAATTGAGAGTTCTGGCGGATTTGTACCACTTGACGAAAGAAATTTGGCTTACCAGGCAGCTAAACTTCTAAAAGAAACGTTTGGCGTAAAAAAAGGTGTTTTTATACATATATCAAAACATATTCCTGTCGCTGCAGGTTTAGCGGGAGGAAGCAGTGATGCTGCTGCTACCTTAAAAGGACTTAATGAGCTATGGGATTTAGGGCTTTCAGTAGACGAAATTGCAGAACTTGGAGCAAAGATCGGCTCTGATGTGTCTTTCTGCGTGTATGGTGGAACAGCATTAGCCACTGGACGCGGAGAGAAGATTCAGCATATACCATCACCGCCACCTTGCTGGGTTTTGTTAGCAAAGCCTCCAATCGGAGTTTCGACAGGGGAAGTATATCGAAACTTAAAGCTGAAAAACATTAAGCATCCTGACGTGGACGGAATGGTTCGTGCTATTGAAGGGAAGGACTATGAGCAAATCTGCAACTTGTTAGGAAACGTTCTAGAATCGGTTACCCTTCCAATGTACCCGGAAGTGAAGCATATAAAAGAACAGATGATGAGGCTAGGGGCTGATGCTGTATTAATGAGCGGAAGTGGTCCGACTGTATTTGGATTATTTCAGCATGAATCAAGGCTTCAAAGAGTTTATAACGGACTCAGAGGATTTTGTCATGAAGTTTATGCGGTTCGCCTTTTAGGGGAATGA